From a region of the Streptomyces sp. NBC_01454 genome:
- a CDS encoding COG1470 family protein, giving the protein MPFRLRTAVSGAMLATAAVLLCPAAAAARPAAAPAAPGWSAAPAPGAGAAPGAPDRPFFYLEGAPGTVLADRLSLSNPTGRTVAVRLRGSGSGAGAWLTLASKEVRIPPHTRAGVPFTVTVPRDAAPGDRSGTLFATGVGKGTGAGRRATVPLHLRVTGPVLFALTVEKVSVRRAGGAALIRYTLVNRGTTALRPRIGVRADGLFGPLLRRAARTQPSALAPGRALDLVLAAPLPLLAAGAGGLLVLRRRRRGAGPGGRRGEESAPGPGGGTRPSGDEPADTAGVLAGAGPGARA; this is encoded by the coding sequence ATGCCGTTCCGTCTCCGCACAGCGGTCAGCGGTGCGATGCTCGCCACCGCCGCCGTGCTGCTGTGTCCCGCCGCGGCCGCGGCCCGGCCGGCCGCCGCACCGGCAGCACCGGGCTGGTCCGCCGCCCCCGCCCCGGGTGCCGGCGCCGCCCCGGGCGCCCCGGACCGCCCGTTCTTCTACCTGGAGGGCGCGCCGGGCACCGTCCTGGCCGACCGGCTGTCCCTGAGCAACCCCACCGGCCGCACCGTCGCCGTACGGCTGCGCGGCTCCGGCTCCGGGGCCGGAGCGTGGCTCACGCTCGCCTCCAAGGAGGTGCGGATCCCGCCGCACACCCGGGCGGGCGTCCCGTTCACGGTGACCGTCCCGCGCGACGCGGCCCCCGGTGACCGCTCCGGCACGCTGTTCGCCACCGGCGTGGGCAAGGGGACCGGGGCGGGACGGCGGGCAACCGTACCGCTCCATCTGCGGGTGACGGGGCCGGTGTTGTTCGCGCTGACCGTCGAGAAGGTGTCGGTGCGTCGCGCGGGCGGTGCGGCCCTCATCCGGTACACGCTGGTCAACCGCGGCACCACGGCGCTCAGGCCACGGATCGGGGTGCGGGCCGACGGGCTCTTCGGCCCGCTGCTGCGGCGGGCCGCCCGTACACAGCCGTCTGCGCTGGCACCCGGCCGGGCCCTCGATCTGGTCCTCGCCGCGCCGCTGCCGCTGCTCGCGGCGGGTGCGGGCGGGTTGCTGGTCCTGCGCCGGCGACGCCGCGGCGCGGGGCCGGGCGGGAGGCGGGGCGAGGAGTCCGCCCCGGGGCCGGGCGGTGGGACGCGGCCCTCCGGGGACGAACCGGCGGACACGGCCGGCGTATTGGCGGGCGCCGGACCGGGAGCGCGCGCGTGA